One part of the Dysidea avara chromosome 10, odDysAvar1.4, whole genome shotgun sequence genome encodes these proteins:
- the LOC136236214 gene encoding uncharacterized protein: protein MWTVTFVLLCLMLIAYSESKRTFHGMEYTRPVSLHQLNKNNYYDIRRSHGSQVTDYVVFHYDGVKGGLVWTKLWTSVKMKILSGDKQFTTLVTDDPNQPQQSTYIFITPHSLLDVIWNIVNTLMFADDEKSVELTPFGQQYVKVWYNGPHPTATFSVILEETTVDYKFPIFLMVGAILLLTAYPMSKNVNFLYGVLIVIVGIFVSPFILVYAISTRIRHVMLSYAILIGGFVTVVACYWLSDDLPPSVGRYRWHIAILFVVITEVIFGGMRMLFHTCRGMVGRWQFYNLLQIIGVLFVTSSTQQWIPSLLILVAVVVGLLFRRKLFKLLCRFLCKK from the exons ATGTGGACAGTGACTTTTGTACTGCTGTGTTTAATGTTAATAGCATACTCTGAGAGTAAGAGGACTTTCCATGGAATGG AATACACACGACCTGTTTCATTACACCAACTAAACAAG AACAATTACTATGATATCAGGAGGTCTCATGGGTCTCAAGTAACAGATTATGTTGTGTTTCATTATGATGGAGTTAAGGGTGGACTAGTATGGACTAAACTATGGACTAGTGTAAAGATGAAGATATTGTCAGGTGATAAACAGTTCACAACACTTGTAACTGATGATCCCAACCAGCCACAACAATCTACTTATATTTTCATCACTCCACATAGCCTACTAGATGTGATCTGGAATATTGTTAATACCCTCATGTTTGCAGATGATGAGAAGAGTGTAGAGTTAACACCATTTGGTCAGCAATATGTGAAGGTGTGGTATAATGGTCCCCACCCAACTGCTACCTTCTCTGTCATACTGGAGGAAACTA CTGTTGATTACAAGTTTCCTATCTTCCTCATGGTTGGTGCAATTCTGCTGTTGACTGCCTACCCAATGTCCAA GAATGTTAACTTCCTATATGGAGTGTTGATAGTGATAGTTGGAATCTTTGTATCACCATTCATCCTGGTGTATGCCATCAGTACAAGAATACGTCAT GTGATGTTGTCTTATGCTATTCTCATTGGAGGGTTTGTAACAGTTGTGGCTTGTTATTGGCTGAGCGATGATTTACCTCCTTCAGTTGGGAGATATCGATGGCACATCGCTATTCTTTTCGTAGTAATAACAGAAGTTATTTTTGGAGGAATGAGAATGTTATTTCATACATGCAGAGGAATGGTAGGACGTTGGCAATTCTATAATCTTCTCCAAATTATCGGAGTGCTATTTGTTACATCATCAACGCAACAATGGATCCCTTCACTTCTTATTCTGGTGGCTGTAGTTGTTGGTCTACTGTTCAGGAGAAAGCTATTCAAATTGCTTTGCAGATTCCTCTGTAAAAAGTGA
- the LOC136267941 gene encoding F-box/LRR-repeat protein 2-like, with protein sequence MGGFYSRIFGVRRGRNAVGQSEHRPSANGSVEHTNGTCVPDDTKHCFSSECAIRKLSDDLILRVFSFLDVVSLCRCAQVCKDWNILALDGSNWQTMDLFDFQTAIEGVVVVHMSQRCGGFLRVLSLRHCRSVEDDALITFARNCPNIEQLVLRKCIRITDRTVHSLSDHCSNLKHLDLHMCHAVTNRSCKYLSVGCKHLEHLDLSNCPRITADGIKILASGCKSLRTLILEYCQEVNDVALEMIALHCAGLLQLNIRHCSAVTDAGLYTVTQYCHQLQRLNIAACDQLTDATLRHLGSGCPHLRVFEAAECSQFTDNGFLSLTSGCGGLEKMDLEECVMITDITLQHLANHCLHLQTLLLSHCERITDQGITSLVSGVCSSLQVVELDNCPLISDHSLEVLRECSSLHRIDVFDCQQISRYGISRLRVSRPELKVQAYFAPSTPTQQVPPTSPPACRCCALF encoded by the exons ATGGGAGGATTTTATAGTCGTATATTTGGTGTGAGGAGGGGAAGGAACGCGGTGGGTCAGTCAGAGCACAGACCAAGCGCTAACGGGTCAGTGGAACACACGAATGGGACATGTGTACCCGACGACACGAAACATTGTTTCTCAAGTGAATGTGCTATAAGAAAGTTATCGGATGACTTAATATTACG GGTGTTCTCTTTTCTTGATGTGGTCTCGTTGTGTCGTTGTGCCCAAGTGTGTAAG GACTGGAACATTCTAGCATTAGATGGCAGCAACTGGCAGACCATGGACCTGTTTGACTTTCAGACAGCTATTGAG GGAGTGGTTGTCGTACACATGAGCCAGAGATGTGGTGGATTCTTACGGGTGCTTAGCCTACGACACTGTCGTAGCGTTGAAGATGATGCATTAATCACCTTTGCCCGTAATTGTCCCAACATCGAGCAACTGGTACTCCGTAAATGTATTAGAATCACTGACAG GACTGTACACAGCCTTAGTGACCATTGTTCCAACCTTAAACATCTTGACCTGCACATGTGTCATGCAGTAACCAACCGATCATGTAAATATCTCAG TGTAGGATGTAAGCATCTAGAACATTTAGACTTGTCCAATTGTCCTCGTATTACGGCTGATGGTATCAAAATACTAGCCAGTGGCTGTAAATCCTTAAGAACATTAATACTGGAGTATTGTCAGGAGGTTAATGATGTCGCCTTAGAGATGATAGCACTACATTGTGCTGGCCTGTTACAACTGAATATTCGACATTGTTCa GCGGTCACCGACGCTGGATTATACACTGTCACTCAATATTGTCATCAATTACAAAGACTTAACATTGCTGCATGCGATCAGCTGACTGATGCTACCCTGCGACATCTTGGCTCTGGCTGTCCACACCTCAG GGTATTTGAGGCAGCAGAGTGTTCACAGTTCACTGATAATGGTTTCCTTTCTCTAACCAGT GGTTGTGGTGGTTTGGAGAAGATGGACCTTGAGGAATGCGTGATG ATCACAGACATTACCCTCCAACATCTAGCTAATCACTGCTTACATCTCCAGACATTG CTCTTATCACATTGTGAGCGGATCACTGATCAAGGAATTACTAGCTTAGTATCTGGAGTGTGTAGTAGTTTACAAGTTGTGGAGCTTGATAACTGTCCACTTATTTCTGACCACTCCCTTGAGGTGCTCAG GGAGTGTTCTAGTCTGCATCGTATTGATGTGTTTGATTGTCAACAAATATCAAGATATGGTATTAGCAGATTAAGA GTATCTAGACCAGAACTTAAGGTACAGGCATACTTTGCGCCATCCACTCCCACACAACAGGTCCCACCCACATCTCCCCCAGCCTGTCGTTGTTGTGCATTATTCTAA
- the LOC136267942 gene encoding uncharacterized protein, producing MMPSHTTHAGDSSHSSDSPFDHLIDAYYHLEHSFLHIIDALRKFIHYNDQKSVKLKPFYHQYVRVCYHGPKPTTTFSVTLEENIDYITFPSFLMAGSLIVWFAPQVSRNVDFLYGVIVKAVGITILPFIHAFIVSTKIRQVFLSYGILAILVLGVGYWYRFIVMEVDLFHFVTLGSFTALTEITYFKGINIFVRGCRSVLKEVHFFWLIRTIGGIILVFSTQLWATSFLIVAVMCIAAYLYNGRQL from the exons ATGATGCCGAGCCATACCACACATGCTGGGGACTCATCTCATTCTAGTGACTCACCATTTGATCACTTAATAGATGCATATTACCACCTTGAGCATTCCTTCCTGCATATTATTGATGCTCTAAGGAAATTCATCCACTACAACGATCAAAAGAGTGTTAAGTTGAAACCATTTTACCATCAGTATGTGAGAGTGTGTTATCATGGTCCTAAGCCAACTACCACCTTCTCTGTCACTCTGGAGGAAAACA TTGATTATATCACATTTCCAAGTTTCCTCATGGCTGGCTCACTAATAGTTTGGTTTGCTCCCCAAGTATCAAG AAATGTTGATTTTCTATATGGTGTGATTGTCAAAGCAGTTGGGATCACTATATTACCCTTCATTCATGCCTTTATTGTCAGCACCAAAATACGTCAG GTGTTCTTGTCATATGGCATCCTTGCTATATTAGTCCTTGGAGTAGGATACTGGTATCGTTTTATTGTCATGGAAGTTGATCTGTTCCACTTTGTCACTTTGGGATCCTTTACAGCGTTGACAGAGATTACCTATTTTAAGGGGATAAATATTTTTGTTCGTGGTTGCAGAAGTGTGTTGAAAGAAGTTCATTTCTTTTGGCTTATTCGGACCATAGGAGGTATTATACTAGTATTTTCAACCCAGTTATGGGCgacttcatttttaattgtaGCAGTTATGTGCATTGCAGCATATCTCTACAATGGCAGGCAACTCTAG
- the LOC136267940 gene encoding zinc finger protein GLI2-like, which translates to MSVKQEDGGSLPTCAIKQEARDNDSSKVAEQPAVVTSRNSARPNFTSPTVSDVSAIPWLNRNGSSRTSLVKGGESPWPLTEMTGRSISGTLAGRARFVNGRRNTAPMLSPELVSNFALVHQSDSTFSLERELTSPTSLFNSPQHSALFGGRKRPFSISPCSTGSLDLNALIRTSPSSLVAYVNNSRGSSAGSIGHLSPSLLVSNPITLQRILSGQQRLSSRPVSKQRQSITSDVLEQTPSTTVVKTEPMEANIPPEVNMYYSIDRTIKSQLEAVAEENCSSDNDEMISDNGTSESAVTESETDRRDKSSRQPRMKAKREYFSYPVHEEPHNNHCLWENCREQFSCLDELVAHINSIHIYQESKKNFICRWQGCIRGLKEFKAQYMLLVHMRRHTGEKPHKCSFEGCEKAYSRLENLKTHLRSHTGERPYVCKFACGKAFSNASDCAKHENRTHSNARPYVCKNNGCSKCYTDPSSLRKHMKTCTVSKKPKQEDTTGTEEESSNELAKPSVPKKTTKCRQKKRVAPQVFRTNSNDIGYASSDGGGIVQNFPEWSHPQSSGYDTEYNSWKSDHLPPSIVAMQQNNILSPMSPQQPSFASPAAPSTQPYCCVGQSNPAMYNMEPHPPPGDVKARPPHFVIHNQQDLTNYMGYKSHTFPTLPNLPNNRTIPHNHSLHFPQRKLSSSTSSGVSSMTASSRNQSLMAGAVGYRQRKGSADSNFSTDRSSNASSFQSSHTGGRSIGMVSHSPYPSPPESRQSSQYGSEKSGYPASWHGDSNAPAQSLHSSFSCDMSLVNRREVNKSLRRTGGGGMLRTKEYVQSLPQHSMNNSFSNMEPLPLPASMQGSRNGAQSPILGMEIAGMEPGSYVEQSSPMQVSGDMSATEPFVKGTQPLCHLELTQQPPPSYESSVQCKTWHQQVAMDTGSNMIFGNMANMMYSSKGCYNNGARF; encoded by the exons ATGAGCGTGAAACAAGAAGATGGCGGCTCACTTCCAACCTGCGCAATCAAACAAGAAGCGCGGGACAATGACAGCAGCAAAGTGGCAGAGCAGCCAGCAGTTGTTACAAGCAGGAACTCAGCTAGACCAAACTTTACATCTCCTACCGTATCTGACGTGTCCGCGATACCATGGCTTAACAGAAATGGCAGCAGCAGAACTTCACTGGTTAAAGGCGGGGAAAGTCCATGGCCATTGACCGAAATGACAGGCAGGAGTATTAGCGGTACATTAGCGGGCAGAGCAAGATTCGTAAATGGAAGACGGAACACTGCACCTATGTTGTCACCAGAGTTAGTGAGCAACTTCGCCCTAGTGCATCAGTCTGATTCAACTTTTTCCCTGGAACGCGAACTGACATCTCCCACATCGCTGTTCAACAGCCCACAACACTCTGCACTTTTTGGAGGTCGCAAGAGACCATTCTCAATCTCACCTTGTTCCACTGGATCACTAGACCTCAATGCTCTCATTAGGACATCACCTAGTTCACTTGTTGCTTATGTTAATAATTCTCGCGGATCTTCCGCCGGCTCAATCGGCCATCTTAGCCCCTCTCTACTAGTCAGTAACCCGATCACTTTACAACGTATACTCTCCGGTCAACAGAGACTGTCATCTCGGCCGGTCTCAAAACAACGACAATCCATAACAAGCGATGTTCTGGAGCAGACACCCTCTACCACTGTGGTGAAGACAGAACCAATGGAAGCCAATATTCCACCAGAAGTTAACATGTACTACAGCATCGACAGAACTATTAAAAGCCAGTTGGAGGCTGTTGCAGAAGAGAACTGTTCTAGTGACAATGATGAAATGATATCTGATAATGGAACGTCAGAATCTGCAGTCACTGAGAGTGAAACTGATAGACGTGACAAATCGTCAAGACAGCCTCGCATGAAGGCCAAACGAGAGTACTTCAGTTATCCAGTACATGAAGAGCCACATAATAATCACTGCCTATGGGAGAACTGCCGTGAACAGTTCAGTTGTCTTGATGAATTAGTCGCCCACATTAATTCCATTCACATATATCAAGAGAGCAAGAAAAACTTCATTTGTCGTTGGCAAGGATGTATTCGTGGGCTAAAGGAGTTTAAGGCACAATACATGTTACTGGTACACATGAGACGACATACGGGAGAAAAACCCCACAAGTGCAGC TTTGAAGGATGTGAGAAGGCTTACTCAAGACTGGAGAACCTCAAGACACATCTTCGATCTCATACTGGCGAAAGACCATATGTGTGCAAGTTTGCTTGTGGGAAGGCGTTCTCCAATGCCTCTGACTGTGCCAAGCATGAGAACAGGACCCACTCCAATGCG CGTCCTTATGTCTGCAAGAACAATGGCTGCTCCAAGTGTTACACTGACCCCAGTTCCCTGCGCAAGCACATGAAGACATGTACAGTTAGCAAGAAG CCTAAACAAGAGGATACAACAGGGACCGAAGAAGAAAGTTCTAATGAGCTAGCTAAGCCATCGGTCCCCAAGAAGACTACCAAGTGTCGTCAAAAGAAACGAGTAGCACCCCAAGTGTTCAGAACAAACAGTAATGACATAGGCTATGCGTCCAGTGATGGTGGAGGAATTGTGCAGAATTTTCCGGAGTGGTCACACCCTCAATCATCAGGCTATGATACAGAGTACAATAGTTGGAAGAGTGATCATCTCCCACCAAGTATAGTGGCTATGCAGCAGAATAACATTTTGTCGCCAATGTCTCCACAACAGCCTAGTTTTGCGTCACCTGCAGCCCCTTCCACTCAGCCGTACTGCTGTGTTGGCCAATCAAATCCTGCAATGTACAATATGGAGCCACATCCACCTCCAGGAGATGTAAAGGCTCGTCCTCCTCATTTCGTTATCCACAACCAGCAAGATTTGACCAATTACATGGGTTACAAGAGCCACACCTTCCCTACTCTTCCCAACCTGCCCAATAATCGCACAATTCCTCACAATCATTCTTTGCACTTTCCTCAACGCAAGCTTAGTAGTTCAACATCCAGTGGGGTATCTAGTATGACTGCCAGCAGTCGTAATCAAAGCTTGATGGCTGGAGCAGTGGGGTACAGGCAGAGGAAAGGAAGTGCGGACAGCAATTTCAGTACGGATCGTTCCAGTAATGCATCGAGTTTCCAAAGTAGCCATACTGGTGGTCGTAGCATTGGCATGGTATCTCACAGCCCATACCCATCACCCCCAGAATCTCGCCAATCCAGTCAATATGGCAGTGAGAAGAGTGGCTACCCAGCTAGCTGGCATGGTGACTCTAATGCACCTGCCCAGTCCCTTCATAGTAGTTTCAGCTGTGACATGAGTCTTGTTAACAGACGGGAGGTAAACAAATCACTACGTCGCACAGGGGGAGGGGGGATGCTGAGGACGAAGGAGTACGTGCAGAGCCTTCCACAACACAGCATGAACAATAGCTTCTCCAACATGGAGCCACTCCCACTGCCTGCTTCAATGCAAGGTAGCAGAAATGGTGCTCAGTCTCCAATTCTAGGAATGGAAATAGCTGGAATGGAGCCTGGAAGTTATGTGGAGCAGTCCAGTCCGATGCAGGTTTCAGGCGATATGTCAGCCACTGAACCGTTTGTAAAGGGAACACAGCCATTGTGCCATTTAGAGTTGACCCAACAACCCCCACCATCTTACGAGTCGTCGGTGCAGTGCAAAACTTGGCATCAACAGGTTGCTATGGATACTGGTAGTAACATGATTTTCGGAAATATGGCAAATATGATGTACTCTAGTAAAGGTTGCTATAACAATGGAGCAAGATTTTGA